TCCCTGGATGCTTCCAATATCTTCAAACCTGCCCTCGCCAGAGGTGAACTCCAATGCATCGGCGCTTCCACTCTCGATGAATACCGCATGTATATCGAGAAAGATGGAGCACTCGACCGCCGTTTCCAGAAAGTAATGGTGGAACCACCTACTGTCGACGAAACCATTCAGATCCTGAATAACATCAAGCCTCGTTATGAAGAATACCATAACGTTAGCTATACCGACGCTGCCATTGATGCCTGCGTGAAACTGAGCGACCGCTACATGACCGACCGTCTCCTGCCCGATAAGGCAATCGATGTACTCGATGAAGTAGGCGCCCGCGTTCACCTCAAAAACATCAATGTTCCTCAGAATATCCTCGACCTGGAAAAACAGATCGAAGATATCAAACAGGAAAAAAATAAGGTAGTGAAAAGCCAACGCTTCGAAGAAGCCGCTGCGCTGCGCGATACTGAAAAGAAACTGGGTGAAGACCTGGAGCGCGCCAAAGCAATGTGGGAAGAAGAAGTGAAGCATAAACGCTACCCGATCGATGAAGAAGCTATCGCTGAAGTGGTGAGCATGATGACCGGTATCCCTGTGAAAAGGATGGTACAGGCCGAAACTGAAAAACTCCGTCGCATGGGTGAAGACCTCAAAGGCGCCGTGGTTGGACAGGACGATGCTATCAGCAAAGTCACCAAAGCCATCCAGCGTAACCGCGTAGGTCTGAAAGATCCAAAGAAACCAATTGGTAGCTTCATCTTCCTCGGTCCTACCGGGGTGGGTAAAACTGAGCTCGCCAAAGCACTGGCCCGCTATATGTTCGACTCCGATGAAGCACTGATCCGTATCGATATGAGCGAATACATGGAGAAATTCTCTGTAAGCCGCCTTATCGGTGCTCCTCCGGGATATGTCGGTTATGAAGAAGGTGGTCAGCTGACCGAAAAGGTTCGCCGCAAACCTTACTCCGTAATCCTCCTCGATGAAATCGAGAAAGCGCATCCGGATATTTATAACCTCCTGTTGCAGGTACTGGACGATGGTATCCTCACCGATGGTCTCGGCCGTAAGGTGGATTTCAAAAATACCCTCATCATCATGACCTCCAATATCGGAGCCCGTCAGCTGAAAGACTTCGGTGCCGGCGTAGGTTTCTCTACCAATGCAAGGACAAGTAACGAAGAAGAAAACACAAAATCAGTGATCGAAAAAGCGCTCAAACGCACTTTCTCTCCTGAGTTCCTCAACAGGATCGATGATGTGATCATCTTCAACTCCCTGGCAAAAGAACATATCTACACCATCATCGATATCACGATGAAGAGTGTACTGAAACGCCTGAATACACTGGGCTTCAGCCTCGAATTGACAGAAGAAGCCAAAGGCTTCCTGGCCGATAAAGGCTATGACCAGCAGTTCGGCGCCCGGCCCCTGCACAGGGCCATCCAGAAATACCTGGAAGATCCCCTGGCAGAAGAAATACTCAATATGAATATTCATGATGGAGACATCCTGGTGGCTGATCTCGATAAAGAAAACCAAAAACTGGTTTTCACATTGAAAAACAACTCCTCTAAGAGTAAGTCCGAGAAATCAGAAGCGTAATCATACGCAGGAACATACTACACAAACCGGCCGGTATCATACCGGCCGGTTTTTTTGTGCCATCACATAAAGATGTTAACCAACTATGGGGAGGCCCGGTTTAGTTACATACTCTCTCTTAATAAAATAGAAAAAATGGTTAATGTAAAACGATTGCATTCTCACCTGGTGGTCATGAGTAAACTATTCTAGTGTTTAAAAAATGGTATGATCATGTCATTTTTAAAAGGCAGGAATATTTCAATTTTGTGGCATGTGCTAAATGTGGTTTATATAAAATATTATTTTATATAGATAAACATCTTAATAAAATATATTCTGTATATCATTTCCGGAGACGTTGCTTTACTATATACCCTGACGATTTCACTTTTGGTCTTATTCAAATTTAACCTGGTAATTTAATACCAGAGATATGTAACTATTTATCCCTTTGTCTATGAGAAAATCTCTACGTATTGTAGCGCGCTTTATCTTATTGGCCGGTATCGGCTTGATTGCCGCTCAGGCAAATGCCCAGCTGAAAGTGGGTTCTAATCCAACTAACATTCAGAAGTCTGCTATCCTCGAACTGGAAAGCAAAAAACAGGGGTTACTATTGCCTCGCCTCGATGATTTTAACGCCATCAACGGCCTTGGCGTAACTATCCCCGATGGAATGATGGTGTATAAAAACCAGGCCGCTGATGGAGCTGCGGGTTTGTATATCCGCCGCGCCGGCGCCTGGATACTGATTGCCAGCGCCTCTGATGCCGCCAATAATTGGTCGCTCAGCGGTAACAACGGCAAAGCAGGCGATTTCCTCGGAACGAAAGACAACTTTCCGGTTGAACTCAGGACCAATAACCTGCCCCGCCTGACCATTACCGCTGCCGGTAATCTGCAGGCCGGATCCAACGTGGTGCCCGTTGCCGCTAATACAGAACTGAATGTACTCGTGCTGGCAACTGATGGTACTATCTCCCAGAGAAAACTCGATGCCAACGCTTTCGGGAAAGTGGTAAGCACCCTGAATGGACTCGATGGCTCCGTAACCCTCAATCTGACTGGCGACGCAGCCACCACGGCAATTACCAACACTACGGATGTAACAAATCCGGCGAATAAAAAGCTGAATGTTACAGTGCCGATAATGAGCACTACTACACAGCAATATGGTTTCCTGAGCCAGGCCGACTGGAGCCGCCTGCAGGCAACGCAGAAACAAATCGTAGTTGATGCTTTCGCCACGGCCAGCGCACCAAACGGTCTTACGATCGATAACACCGGTACTCAGGCCAAACTGCAGCTGCACCCCGCGGATGACGTAAATCCAGGTGGCGTTTCAACTACCGCCCAAACCTTCGGAGGTGATAAAACCTTCAAAGGCAAGATCATCGGCACCGGCGGCCTCGATGTATCAAACGGCGCTACCATCGCCAGCGGGCTGACAGTATCTACCGGCGATGCGAACTTCAAAGGCAACACCATTACTGAACTGAACAGCACTGTTAACGGAAAGATCTTTGCCAAGGGCCTCGCTGCCAGCACTACTGATAAAACTGTGCTGATACAGGTACCGGTTACTGGTGAAATTATGACCCGCACGCTGACAGATGCAGCGTTCACCGGCGCCATCACCAAAATCAATAGTCTCACCGGGCCGGAAGTTAAGCTGCTGACAGGCAATGCGGGCAACGACTTCAACATCGTTACAGATGGAACCAAAACTGTTAACGAAATAACACTGAATATTCCCAACGCTGCAGTATCTGTCCAGAGAGGGCTTGTAACCAATACCGCGCAAAGCTTTGCCGGTGTGAAGAAATTCGGCGATTCCCTGTACACCGCTAAGGCACTGCATGTGGGCGATTCTTCCAATGCCGCTAATTCAACATTGCAGGTAGGCTCCGCCGGTTCTGGTACGGTATCTATGCCTATCCTCACTGTCAACGATGCTAACGCTTCCACCGTTTCTCTGGACGATGCATATACAGTGCTGGTAAAATCCAACAACCCGATAAATCTCTCCCTGCCTAAGGCCGATAAAAGAGAAGGCCGGATCATCACCATCAAAAAGATCCCTGTAAACGTTGCTACAGACGATAACCTGGATAACGCAGTCTCTATCGGTGTAGTGGCTGGCGATAATATCGAGGGAGGAAATGCTTATAAGATCACTAACGACTGGACTTTTATCACCGTGCAATCAGACGGTAAATCCGGTTGGTATATCATCAAGAAATAATCGGCTGAAGATATCGGGAACGGTGATAAGTCTATCACCGCTCCTGGTATTTATCGGCTATCGGTGATCTTTTAAAGCTGAAAATGTATGAAGTTGCAATCCTGGAAAGCAGGAGCTGTCCTTGCTGTATGTTGTATTTTCGCTGGCAGGTTAACCGCTCAGCAGCTTAAACTGGGTAAAAGTCCTACCCAATTGGATAAAAATGCGCTCCTTGAACTGAATAGTGAAAAACAAGGCTTCCTGTTACCCCGTGTACTGAAATCGCAGTTACTGGCAGGTGGTACCCTGGAAACTGCACAGGACGGGATGTTTGTGTTTGTCAGAGATGAAGCCTGCCTGTACCTGAAAAAAAATGGTGTATGGGTGAAAGTGGCAGACTATGGTTCCGGCGCTGCATTGAACAACTGGCTGCTTTCCGGTAATACCGGCGCTACCGGTTCATTCCTGGGTAATATCGACGATGTGCCCATGGTGATTAAGTCTAAAAACCTTTCCTATCTTGAATTCGGCAGGCGCGACCTGCTGGGACTGACAGATAACTATCCCGACTATACGAATAAAGACCAGAAGGTAACTTATCTCCGGTCCGCACTCCAGTTCGAAGCCCCGGGCGCCAGCTTTTATAAGCCCATGTTCTTCGTGGATGCCAACGGCAACTTCAGGATGAAAGGCAGCTCCGCCGGTACGGATCTCTTTGAATTTGGTGCCACCGGCACCAATAACAACGGTGGTTTTGATTTCATCATAGGAGATGATGGAAATGAACCAATCATCTTTAAATCGTACACCTTTAACGCTACGCCCAATATTGCAGAGATGATGAGAATACAGAGTGGCAAAGTAGGGATAGGGCTAACCGGTATGCCCGCCAGAACATTCCATGTCAACGGGGATATGCGCCTCGTTGGAAGCGCAGGCACGCCTACCGGCATGCTGGGCCGTGATGCCAATGGAGATGTTGGAAATGTGGGTATTGATGCTACACTGAAAATGACTGCCGGCGTACTATCCGCCAACAGTACCACAGCGCTCTGGAATGCTTCGCAGATACAGGGCATGAACGTAGCCACTACCACTCCCGGTGATGGCCAGGTACTGAAATGGAATGTTGCTTCTTCCTCTTTCCTGCCGGCCGATGATATCACCGGGGGTACTTCATATGGTACGCTAACCAGCAGTGATATCAAGGGCGCTATTTCCACGGATCCTATGTACAGGCTGAGGATATGGAAAGGTAATGGCGAGAAAGTAACCAACGGGCCGGATACCGGCCCCACCGGCGCTGCTGCATGGAGCGTACTGTCGTTTCAGAATACAGCAGGCGCTGACTATACCACACAGATGTACTTCGACAAAAATACGCTGGCGCTAAAGGAATGGTCGGGCGGCCCCACTTTAACGGATAACGGAAATCCCTGGTATAAAGTAGTAACTACACCTGGTTCTCTCAACTTCACAGATGGAGGCCTGATCTATGCCTCGAAGTCAATTGATGCTACTTCCGAAGTAAACCAGGATGCTGCTAACCTGTTCTGGGACAAGGGTTCGAAAGATCTGGGTATCCGGACTAATAGCCCCAACTCGGCATTGCAGGTGAATGGCTCGTTTAGTTTGCCGGTGAATTATGTACCTGTTTCAGGTACCGGCGGTGGAACGATCACTTTTAATCTGAATGCTAATATGTATTCAGCAGTGGTGAGGAGAACGAGTAGCAACTCCAAATCCGTCAATGTTACGCTGCCGGCCGAAACAAACATGGTAGGAAGGATCTATATTATCAGAAAGCTTTCCAGTACGTTTGGAGCCCCCACTGTCACGCTCTCTGCCAGCGGAGGTTATACGATTGATAGTAACGCTTCCATCACTATCACCAATTACGCAATGGTACAATGCCTGAGCACAACCGAATGGGTTACGCTTGTTGCCAACTAAAACTACCATACCGGTCAACACCAAATATGAGGAGATTTATCACATCCATATTATTCAGCTGTAGCTGCTTTGTCGCAGCCGCCCAGCAGGGCGTATATATACCTGCAGGCGCTACGGTATGGGTCTCCGGTAATACTACCGTTGGCATCTTCTCCGATATTACCAACTATGGCATACTCGGATCAAATCCCAACAGCACCTTGTATTTTCTCAGCCAGCTATGGACTAACGGAAACGGATCTACGCTACCTGATGAAAGCGCAGATGGTATCTCCGGCACCGGCGGTACTTTTCTTTTCAATGGCACTACCCGTCAGAAAGTATTTGGCGGCTACAGCCTCATTACCAAAACAGGTACTTCATTTCCCAATCTCCAGGTGAATAACCCTCAGGGCCTGCTGCTCGACGATTTGAGCGATCTGAAGGTCCGCAATAATCTTCATTTTGCCAGTGGCCATGTGTATCTCAATGGCTGGAACCTTCAGGTGGGCGAACAAACGCCCGGTACTATCACTGGTTACAACGACCGCCGTTTCGTGGTTACGGGAAAAGATGCTGCCGGTGGTGCTCTGTTCAGAGCCGGTATCAATAATGCTGCCGGCAAGGTGGTGTTTCCTGTTGGTACTGCCGATGACAGCTATGCACCTGCAGCAGTACTCATTACCGGTGCCAGGGATATGATCGGCGCCCGTGTATACGACAGCGTATTCAGTGCGGCAGGTGGGGGTGCTGCTTACCAGGACAGCTTTGTGAATAAAACCTGGAATATTCGCCGGGTCGACAACAGCGGGGGAGAAGTGGATGTGATCCTGCAACATATGGATACCCATGAAATGCCCGCCTATGCAGGCTCGCGCGATAGCAGTTTCATCTCCCGTTTTGTGAGCGGCGTATGGGATCAGCTGCCTTTTATTCCCAATAAACCATTGCCCGGCACTTTGTCTACCACAACGCTGACGGAGCCTGCTACCATGCACTTGCGGCATTTCAGTGAACTGGGCAGTAATGAATATTTCACGAAAACAACCCTGGCCTCCAACGCCAAACCCGCCATGTTCCTCAGTTTTGAGGCATTCAGGGTATTGCCTGCAATGGTGCAGTTGAACTGGACTACCAGCCGTGAAGTGAACAATGCCCGGTTCGAAATAGAACGCCGCTATGAACAGGAAACACAATTTACAAAGATAGACGCGGTACCTACTAAAGCACCCAATGGCAACAGTAATGTGCCACTGGATTACGCCCGGATGGACCTGAATAATAACGATGACTGGACCTACTATCGCATTAAGGCGATAGGTAGAAACGGCAAAGTGGCCTACTCTGAAATCCGTGCCGTTCCGCCGTTCGTACAGATCAAGGTGTACCCGAACCCTAACAATGGAAACTTCAAAGTGAGCATCCGGGGCATAAGGGGCGAAATGCTGCTGCAATTACACGATACCTGGAGCCAGGTAATGCGCCGGTACCAGGTAATGAAAGATATAGATGTGAATATCAGTAACTTACCGTCAGGTACTTATTTCCTCGTACTCTATCATAAAGAAACCATGAAAGTGGCTTATACCTGCAAAGTGATAGTTGTCAACTAACTGTCAGTCTCCCGGAATTCGGGAGACTGCCTCCTTTTAGTTTTGCTTTTCTCGAAGAATTGCCTCAATTTTGTATCGTTCTTCCCTATAATTGAATTCATTAAAAAGATAGTTTTGAAAAAAATAATCATCACGATAGATGGCTATTCCTCATGTGGTAAAAGCACCCTGGCTAAGCAATTGGCCAAAAAGCTGAATTATACCTATATCGACAGTGGGGCCATGTATCGTGCTATTACGCTTTATTTTATTCAAAACCGTATCGATTGGCTCTCTCCCGAAGCCGTAGTAGCTGCGTTGAAGGACATCCATCTCGACTTTATCCCCAACAGCCTGACAGGGCTTTGCGAAATGTACCTGAATGAAGAGAATGTGGAACACCTGATCCGCGAAATGATTGTGGCGGAGAAGGTAAGCGAGGTAGCAGCTGTGAAAGAAGTGCGCGACTTCGCGGTGGCACAGCAAAAGAAAATGGGTACCCGTAAAGGCATTGTCATGGATGGCCGCGACATAGGTACCGTTGTATTCCCCCATGCTGAGCTGAAAATCTTTATGACAGCCGATATCGCTATTCGTGTGCAGCGCCGTTTTAAAGAGCTTTATGAAAAGAACAGGAACATTACTCTGGAAGAAGTGAAAGAAAACCTTGAATTAAGAGATTATATAGACGCTAACCGCGAAATCAGCCCATTGCGGAAAGCGGAAGACGCTATTATCCTGGATAACAGCTATTTAAACCTCGATGAGCAACTGCAGTTAGCGATGCAGTGGGTGGAAGACGCTATTATGGCCCATTCCTGACAAAATATTTTTTCTTTTGTTAAAACAGTTTTATACATTTGTAATGTGGCCCTGTTGCCATAAACCCGATAATTTTTCCCACATCCTCCGAAATTTCCAGCATTATTTAATTGGTATGCCTTAAGCACTTGTTTGCTGAATGGCTGTGCATTATAACCAACCTTATCCTCCCTGAGAAAATCTGCTTAGGTATTTTTTGTTTGGACAGAAGTCGTGCTGTTGTTAGGTGTGTCCGGTTCTGAATAAGACAGGTATTGTGTTCAGAGAAGGTGCGGTGTCTTTTATCATGCCATGGAAGAAAGGTTTTATCCTAGCTATATCCACAATGATCCTTTGCTATTAACCGATATTAAATACGGTAATAAAATATAAACTCATGCTGATGCGGTGTTCACCTGCTGCCGCCAGATATTAAAGATTAATGTGGGGTGGCATGCAATGCCATGACTATCCCATATTTTCAGTAGGTGTATTCGGTTAATAGGAAGAAGGGGCGAATTCTTTCGCCCTTTCGCTTTTTTTGAAACCGTCCTTTTATCGTAATTCTTTTTTAACTTGTGTAGTCACACAGTCCCTGCCAATGTCTATTAAAGGTGTATGTCTTTTGTGCTGGCTCCTGCTATGGTCCGGTTTAAGGGTGGCAGCCCAGGATTCCCTGCGTATATACCAGTTACTGGATTCTATCCGTCAGTTACCATCTGATACGGCAAAGGTGTCGCTGTTACTGAAAAATGGCAGAAGTATGAGCCGTTTCTTTGATGCCCGGAAGGTCGAAAATCCTTTCTGGCTGGAAGGTCTGGCAGTATCGCAACATCTCCGGTATTTTAAAGGGGCATCCCTATGCTACAATGAAATGGGCTCCAGTAAGCGGAATAAGTCGTTGTATATTGTTGCGGAAGATTACCACGAAAAAGCCCTCAAAGCAGCAGAGGAAGCCAGAGATACGTCGCTGATCATTTTGTCGCTGAACAATGCGGGTGTCGACTGCCGCCGGCAGGATAAACTGCAGAAGGGATTCGATTACCATATGAAAGCCCTGCTGCTGGCGGAGGATGTTAATGATGTCAGGAATATTTGCATCGCTACCAACAGCATTGGGAATATTCAGCTGTCCACAGAAAAGTATGCCGATGCCATCACGCATTTCAACCGCGCCCTCGCCCTGGAAGAACAGAGTCACAACGATCTCGGCGTTGCCATCAATCTCGGTAACCTCGGTTATGCCTACCAGGGACTGCATAAGCTGGATCTTGCCATCTCCTTCTATAAACGCTCGCTGGCCGTGAACCAG
The genomic region above belongs to Chitinophaga sp. 180180018-3 and contains:
- a CDS encoding ATP-dependent Clp protease ATP-binding subunit gives rise to the protein MDQNFSPQVKEIISFSREEALRLGNDFIGTEHLLLGIIREGEGTAVKILQALNVDLYELRKEVELAVKDKTGKNIANINSLPLTRQAEKVIRVTVLEAKALKSATVETEHLMLSILKNKENVCTQILQQFDVDYDTFKNELGFVKSADPKSEFDDPGEEEFEDERKSYASKAKQTNTKSKTPVLDNFGRDITKLAESGSLDPIVGREQEIERVSQILSRRKKNNPILIGEPGVGKTAIVEGLALRIVQRKVSRVLFDKRVVSLDLAALVAGTKYRGQFEERMKAIMNELEKNRDVILFIDEIHTIVGAGGASGSLDASNIFKPALARGELQCIGASTLDEYRMYIEKDGALDRRFQKVMVEPPTVDETIQILNNIKPRYEEYHNVSYTDAAIDACVKLSDRYMTDRLLPDKAIDVLDEVGARVHLKNINVPQNILDLEKQIEDIKQEKNKVVKSQRFEEAAALRDTEKKLGEDLERAKAMWEEEVKHKRYPIDEEAIAEVVSMMTGIPVKRMVQAETEKLRRMGEDLKGAVVGQDDAISKVTKAIQRNRVGLKDPKKPIGSFIFLGPTGVGKTELAKALARYMFDSDEALIRIDMSEYMEKFSVSRLIGAPPGYVGYEEGGQLTEKVRRKPYSVILLDEIEKAHPDIYNLLLQVLDDGILTDGLGRKVDFKNTLIIMTSNIGARQLKDFGAGVGFSTNARTSNEEENTKSVIEKALKRTFSPEFLNRIDDVIIFNSLAKEHIYTIIDITMKSVLKRLNTLGFSLELTEEAKGFLADKGYDQQFGARPLHRAIQKYLEDPLAEEILNMNIHDGDILVADLDKENQKLVFTLKNNSSKSKSEKSEA
- a CDS encoding T9SS type A sorting domain-containing protein, which produces MRRFITSILFSCSCFVAAAQQGVYIPAGATVWVSGNTTVGIFSDITNYGILGSNPNSTLYFLSQLWTNGNGSTLPDESADGISGTGGTFLFNGTTRQKVFGGYSLITKTGTSFPNLQVNNPQGLLLDDLSDLKVRNNLHFASGHVYLNGWNLQVGEQTPGTITGYNDRRFVVTGKDAAGGALFRAGINNAAGKVVFPVGTADDSYAPAAVLITGARDMIGARVYDSVFSAAGGGAAYQDSFVNKTWNIRRVDNSGGEVDVILQHMDTHEMPAYAGSRDSSFISRFVSGVWDQLPFIPNKPLPGTLSTTTLTEPATMHLRHFSELGSNEYFTKTTLASNAKPAMFLSFEAFRVLPAMVQLNWTTSREVNNARFEIERRYEQETQFTKIDAVPTKAPNGNSNVPLDYARMDLNNNDDWTYYRIKAIGRNGKVAYSEIRAVPPFVQIKVYPNPNNGNFKVSIRGIRGEMLLQLHDTWSQVMRRYQVMKDIDVNISNLPSGTYFLVLYHKETMKVAYTCKVIVVN
- the cmk gene encoding (d)CMP kinase, with amino-acid sequence MKKIIITIDGYSSCGKSTLAKQLAKKLNYTYIDSGAMYRAITLYFIQNRIDWLSPEAVVAALKDIHLDFIPNSLTGLCEMYLNEENVEHLIREMIVAEKVSEVAAVKEVRDFAVAQQKKMGTRKGIVMDGRDIGTVVFPHAELKIFMTADIAIRVQRRFKELYEKNRNITLEEVKENLELRDYIDANREISPLRKAEDAIILDNSYLNLDEQLQLAMQWVEDAIMAHS